Proteins from a single region of Bacteroidota bacterium:
- a CDS encoding glycosyltransferase family 2 protein, whose amino-acid sequence MNLVSIVCTTYNEEKLIAKTLDSFLSQQLDNMQLEIFVVDGRSEDKTREIIKSYETQNSRIKLIDNPERKNPFGRNIGIQESNGNYIAILGAHTIYKNDYIKTCIAEMERTGSAGVSGKVVTSIEKDSNGGELCELILTSKFGVSGESFRTVKEGYTSMVNFPVFKREVFEEVGLYDTELHRNQDNDLNNRIMNAGYKLYNTWKTECYYYPEDTLKGLYKYSYRNGFWNAKSLLENPESMKLHHYIPFAFVVTIIIMTVFAILGLLINSGLQLVLLAGAIGVHLFAGLLFSVTIKKYKSLKNILSLPFLFFAFHFSYGWGTLRGLFSKTI is encoded by the coding sequence ATGAATCTTGTCTCAATTGTTTGTACCACATATAACGAAGAGAAATTAATTGCAAAAACTCTGGATAGTTTTCTAAGTCAGCAGCTTGATAATATGCAGCTTGAAATTTTCGTAGTGGATGGACGTTCTGAAGATAAAACAAGAGAGATAATAAAATCATATGAAACGCAGAACAGCAGAATTAAATTAATTGATAATCCTGAAAGGAAAAATCCTTTCGGAAGAAATATAGGGATACAGGAATCCAACGGTAATTACATAGCTATACTCGGCGCACATACGATTTATAAGAATGATTATATAAAAACTTGTATTGCAGAAATGGAGAGAACAGGTTCAGCGGGAGTGTCAGGGAAAGTGGTGACATCAATTGAAAAAGATTCAAATGGAGGGGAATTGTGCGAACTTATTTTGACAAGTAAATTCGGCGTATCCGGCGAATCATTCAGAACTGTGAAAGAAGGATATACTTCAATGGTAAACTTCCCTGTTTTTAAAAGAGAAGTATTTGAAGAAGTAGGTTTGTATGATACGGAGCTTCATAGAAATCAGGATAACGATTTGAACAATCGAATCATGAATGCCGGATATAAATTGTATAATACGTGGAAGACTGAATGCTATTATTATCCTGAAGATACATTAAAGGGGTTGTATAAGTATTCCTATAGAAACGGCTTCTGGAATGCAAAATCTTTGCTCGAGAATCCCGAGTCAATGAAGCTGCATCATTATATTCCCTTTGCATTTGTAGTTACAATTATAATTATGACTGTGTTTGCAATCTTAGGTTTGCTGATTAATTCAGGTTTACAATTAGTATTGCTGGCAGGCGCTATTGGAGTTCATTTATTTGCGGGATTATTATTTTCTGTCACAATAAAAAAATATAAATCGCTTAAAAATATTTTATCTCTGCCCTTTTTATTTTTCGCTTTTCATTTTTCTTACGGATGGGGAACGCTGCGGGGACTCTTTTCAAAAACAATTTAA
- a CDS encoding SDR family oxidoreductase, whose protein sequence is MQGSKKRKLREGKTQPKQPGMQFKMSPKPVTESDKYLPAKKLQNKAAIITGGDSGIGRAVAIDFAKEGCNVGIIYFNEHRDAKETKKLIEEQGQRCLLLPGDVKGENFCKRSVDKVYKEFGRLDILVNNAAVQYPQDNIEKITKAQLIKTFSTNIFSMFYMVKAAMKYLKKGAAIINTASVTAYRGSPELLDYSSTKGAIVAFTRSLSGSLVKKGIRVNAVAPGPIWTPLIPASFPKQKVSHFGSETPMGRTGQPEEVAPAYVFLASDDSSYITGQIIHVNGGEIVNG, encoded by the coding sequence ATGCAGGGAAGCAAAAAAAGAAAATTACGCGAGGGAAAAACTCAACCGAAGCAGCCGGGTATGCAATTTAAAATGTCACCAAAGCCTGTTACCGAATCAGATAAGTATTTACCTGCTAAAAAATTACAAAATAAAGCGGCGATAATAACAGGAGGTGATAGCGGTATTGGTCGCGCCGTAGCAATTGATTTTGCAAAAGAAGGATGCAATGTTGGAATAATTTACTTTAACGAACACAGAGATGCTAAAGAAACAAAAAAATTGATTGAAGAGCAAGGTCAGAGATGTTTATTATTGCCGGGAGATGTGAAGGGTGAAAATTTTTGTAAGCGTTCAGTAGATAAAGTTTATAAAGAGTTTGGCAGACTGGATATATTAGTAAACAACGCCGCCGTGCAATATCCGCAGGATAACATAGAAAAAATTACCAAAGCACAATTAATAAAAACATTCTCAACGAATATCTTTTCAATGTTTTATATGGTAAAAGCCGCAATGAAATATCTAAAAAAAGGTGCAGCAATCATTAATACTGCTTCTGTAACAGCTTACAGAGGAAGTCCTGAACTTTTAGATTACTCCTCTACAAAAGGAGCGATAGTTGCGTTCACGCGTTCCTTATCAGGTTCATTAGTTAAAAAAGGAATTCGTGTAAATGCCGTAGCACCTGGACCAATCTGGACTCCATTGATTCCTGCAAGTTTTCCTAAACAAAAAGTTTCCCACTTCGGAAGCGAAACTCCTATGGGTAGAACAGGCCAGCCGGAGGAAGTAGCGCCTGCTTATGTTTTTCTGGCAAGTGATGATTCATCTTACATTACAGGTCAAATCATTCATGTTAACGGCGGAGAAATAGTTAACGGATAA
- a CDS encoding DegT/DnrJ/EryC1/StrS family aminotransferase gives MKIPFVDLKAQYLSIKNEIDNAVQSVINDTAFIGGKYVKQFENSFADLYKIKNCIGVANGTDAIYITLKMLGIGQGDEVITVANTWISTSETISQAGAKPVFVDINDKLYTIDEELIESKINSKTKAVIAVHLYGQVCNIEKIQTICKKHNLFLIEDCAQSHLSECNGKLAGTFGDAATFSFYPGKNLGAYGDAGCIITNDDALAEKIRMFANHGSIKKHIHEMEGINSRLDGMQAAILSAKLPHLTEWTNKRINNAKLYSQMLTDIGDVVTPQIRENSKHTFHLYVIRTKHRDALKEFLYSHKIETSIHYPVALPNLPAYSYLNIPPEDYKLTNIFQDEILSLPMYPELTSEQITFISEKIKKFFTTQ, from the coding sequence ATGAAGATACCATTTGTAGATTTAAAAGCACAATACTTATCAATAAAAAATGAAATAGATAATGCTGTTCAGTCAGTTATAAACGATACTGCCTTTATCGGCGGGAAGTATGTAAAACAATTTGAGAATTCCTTTGCTGATTTATATAAAATTAAAAATTGCATCGGAGTCGCTAACGGTACAGATGCTATTTACATAACATTAAAAATGCTGGGCATTGGACAAGGTGATGAAGTTATAACAGTTGCAAATACCTGGATATCCACATCAGAAACCATCTCGCAAGCAGGTGCCAAACCGGTGTTCGTAGATATTAATGATAAACTTTATACAATAGATGAAGAACTCATTGAAAGTAAAATAAATTCAAAAACAAAAGCTGTCATTGCAGTCCATCTATACGGGCAGGTCTGCAATATTGAAAAAATTCAGACTATATGTAAAAAGCATAATTTATTTTTAATTGAAGACTGCGCGCAGTCGCATCTTTCTGAGTGCAACGGAAAACTTGCAGGTACATTCGGCGATGCTGCAACTTTCAGCTTTTACCCCGGTAAAAATCTGGGCGCTTACGGAGATGCGGGATGCATAATTACAAATGATGACGCGCTTGCCGAAAAAATCCGAATGTTTGCAAATCACGGCTCGATAAAAAAACATATTCACGAAATGGAGGGTATCAACAGCAGGCTTGACGGTATGCAGGCAGCCATTCTTAGCGCAAAGCTTCCCCATCTTACTGAATGGACGAACAAAAGAATTAACAATGCAAAGCTTTATTCACAAATGCTTACAGATATCGGCGATGTTGTAACTCCACAAATTCGCGAAAACTCAAAACATACATTTCATCTTTACGTTATAAGGACAAAACATCGCGATGCACTGAAAGAATTTTTATATTCTCATAAAATAGAGACTTCTATTCATTACCCTGTTGCATTGCCAAATTTACCTGCATATAGTTATCTGAATATTCCGCCGGAAGATTATAAACTGACAAATATTTTCCAGGATGAAATTCTATCCCTGCCTATGTATCCTGAGTTAACTTCAGAGCAGATTACTTTTATTTCTGAAAAGATAAAGAAATTTTTCACCACACAATAA
- a CDS encoding DegT/DnrJ/EryC1/StrS family aminotransferase — protein sequence MIPFYLPYVNDDIIENLIETIKSGWITTGPQVKILQEEVAIISGVNDVLCVNSASSALLLALHWYGIKPGDEVIIPAYTFVATALAVLHLGAKPVMVDINDDFCIDTTKLASVITEKTKAIMPVDIAGLPCDYNEIYDVVNSKEVLDKFKSNGENQKKLGRILILSDAAHSIGARYKGRPTGSLADLTVFSFHAVKNISSAEGGALCINLPAPFDNKKIYDFLRLLSFNGQTKDAYAKTMGAEWKYDIIYQGFKINMPDILASIAVAQFQIYKKELYQRRKEIFRLYDEAFAKIDWAISPPTFCKRKESSYHVYLLRIKDITEFQRDLIIDEIFRNGVSVNVHFQPLPLLTLFKNLNYKIEDFPVSYKNYSIEISLPVYPQLTNDNINYIVDCVVKAYNKVLCKK from the coding sequence ATGATACCCTTTTATCTCCCCTACGTTAACGACGATATAATCGAAAATTTAATTGAAACAATTAAATCGGGATGGATTACAACCGGTCCGCAGGTCAAAATTCTGCAGGAAGAAGTTGCAATTATATCCGGTGTGAATGACGTTCTGTGTGTTAACTCTGCAAGTTCAGCATTACTCCTGGCGCTTCATTGGTACGGCATAAAACCGGGCGATGAAGTAATTATCCCTGCTTACACATTTGTAGCTACTGCTCTGGCTGTATTGCATCTTGGTGCAAAACCTGTTATGGTTGATATAAACGATGACTTCTGCATTGATACAACAAAGCTTGCATCCGTAATTACAGAAAAGACTAAAGCAATAATGCCTGTTGATATTGCAGGGCTGCCATGCGATTACAATGAAATCTATGATGTAGTAAATTCTAAAGAAGTATTAGATAAATTTAAATCAAATGGCGAAAATCAGAAAAAGCTTGGCAGGATATTAATTCTTTCAGATGCAGCTCATTCTATCGGAGCAAGATACAAAGGGAGACCAACAGGTTCGCTTGCCGACCTCACGGTTTTTTCTTTCCATGCAGTAAAAAATATAAGCTCAGCCGAAGGCGGCGCATTGTGTATAAATCTTCCTGCCCCTTTTGATAACAAAAAGATTTATGACTTCCTGAGATTACTTTCTTTTAACGGACAAACTAAAGATGCGTATGCAAAAACTATGGGAGCAGAATGGAAGTACGATATAATATATCAGGGATTCAAAATCAATATGCCTGATATTCTTGCGTCAATTGCAGTTGCTCAATTTCAGATATATAAAAAAGAATTGTACCAGCGAAGAAAAGAAATTTTCAGATTGTATGACGAAGCTTTTGCAAAAATTGATTGGGCTATTTCTCCTCCGACTTTCTGCAAAAGAAAAGAATCTTCTTACCACGTTTATTTACTTCGTATAAAAGATATAACTGAATTTCAAAGGGATTTAATAATAGATGAAATTTTTCGCAATGGTGTATCGGTCAATGTGCATTTTCAGCCGCTTCCGCTTCTCACATTATTTAAAAATCTTAATTACAAAATAGAAGACTTCCCGGTCAGCTATAAAAATTATTCTATAGAAATTTCTCTCCCGGTTTACCCGCAATTAACGAACGATAATATTAATTACATAGTTGACTGTGTTGTAAAAGCATACAATAAAGTTTTGTGTAAAAAATAG
- a CDS encoding class I SAM-dependent methyltransferase, producing the protein MTKTHKEIKAIPTLEEYLSWDIYIWNKALNFWREVLNSHKNEKGLALEVGSKDGGLSLFLSYDFGFKTFCTDIEEINSDASELHKKYGAENKISYSIADACSLNFSSDMFDVVILKSVLGSIGKNDNTNQVKKAIAEIYRVLKPGGILLYAENAKGSFIHTALRKIFRRWAVYWKYFSINEIESLLVNFSRMEIHTAGVISAFFSGTGTKKKVLPLDNILEKITPENSRYMIYGYAQK; encoded by the coding sequence TTGACTAAAACACATAAAGAAATTAAAGCAATTCCTACATTGGAAGAATATCTGTCATGGGATATTTATATATGGAATAAGGCTTTGAATTTCTGGAGAGAAGTTTTAAATTCACACAAAAACGAGAAAGGTCTTGCGCTGGAAGTTGGAAGTAAAGACGGCGGGCTTTCATTATTTCTCTCTTATGACTTTGGCTTCAAAACATTTTGTACGGATATTGAAGAAATAAATTCCGATGCAAGTGAGCTTCATAAAAAATATGGAGCGGAGAATAAAATCAGTTATTCAATTGCAGATGCCTGCTCACTGAATTTTAGTTCAGATATGTTTGATGTCGTAATACTTAAATCGGTGCTCGGCTCAATAGGAAAAAATGACAATACTAATCAGGTAAAAAAAGCAATAGCTGAAATTTACAGAGTACTAAAACCGGGTGGGATTTTGTTGTATGCTGAAAATGCCAAGGGCTCTTTTATTCATACTGCTCTCAGGAAAATTTTTCGCAGATGGGCTGTCTATTGGAAGTACTTTTCAATAAATGAAATAGAATCTCTATTGGTAAATTTCAGCAGGATGGAAATTCACACTGCCGGAGTTATATCAGCTTTCTTTTCCGGTACCGGTACAAAAAAGAAAGTACTACCCTTAGATAATATTTTAGAAAAAATTACTCCGGAAAATTCAAGATATATGATTTACGGATATGCGCAGAAGTAA